One region of Cuculus canorus isolate bCucCan1 chromosome 6, bCucCan1.pri, whole genome shotgun sequence genomic DNA includes:
- the HSPE1 gene encoding 10 kDa heat shock protein, mitochondrial isoform X1, whose product MVMAEGTAVLRRNRPGTKAQDFYNWPDESFEEMDSTLAVQQYIQQNIRADCSNIDKILEPPEGQDEGVWKYEHLRQFCLELNGLAVKLQSECHPDTCTQMTATEQWIFLCAAHKTPKECPAIDYTRHTLDGAACLLNSNKYFPSRVSIKESSVAKLGSVCRRIYRIFSHAYFHHRQIFDEYENETFLCHRFTKFVMKYNLMSKDNLIVPILEEEVQNSVSGESEA is encoded by the exons ATGGTCATGGCGGAGGGCACGGCCGTGCTGAGGCGGAACCGCCCGGGCACCAAGGCCCAG GATTTCTACAATTGGCCTGATGAATCCTTTGAAGAAATGGACAGTACGTTAGCTGTTCAGCAG TATATTCAGCAAAACATAAGGGCAGACTGTTCCAACATTGATAAGATTCTTGAACCTCCTGAAGGCCAGGATGAAGGTGTGTGGAAGTATGAACATTTGAG acagtTCTGCCTTGAGCTCAATGGACTGGCTGTCAAGCTTCAG AGTGAATGTCACCCGGACACATGTACTCAGATGACAGCGACCGAACAATGGATTTTCCTTTGTGCAGCTCATAAAACTCCCAAAGAG TGTCCTGCTATAGACTACACCAGGCACACACTTGATGGAGCTGCGTGTCTTCTGAATAGCAATAAATATTTCCCTAGCAG GGTTAGCATAAAGGAATCCTCAGTAGCCAAATTAGGATCAGTGTGCCGAAGgatttacagaatattttcacaTGCTTATTTTCATCACCGGCAGATATTTGATGAATATGAA AATGAAACTTTCTTGTGTCACCGGTTCACTAAGTTTGTGATGAAGTATAATCTGATGTCCAAGGATAACCTGATTGTACCGATTTTGGAAGAAGAAGTGCAAAATTCAGTGTCAGGGGAGAGCGAGGCGTGA